The proteins below are encoded in one region of Ereboglobus luteus:
- a CDS encoding universal stress protein, with protein MKTILVPIDFSKATKGVIEAATTLASAMNARIVLLHVVQPLIITSDYGLTMENFQETIASSEKHATRRLAEISEELKSRGMQHVQTVQISGPAQTGILAEAQTHKADYIVMGSHGHTAFYDLLIGSTTQTVLRKATCPVVIVPRAR; from the coding sequence ATGAAAACGATACTCGTTCCAATCGACTTCTCGAAAGCCACGAAAGGGGTTATCGAAGCGGCGACCACCCTCGCCTCCGCCATGAACGCGCGCATTGTTTTGCTCCATGTCGTGCAACCACTGATCATCACGAGCGACTATGGTCTCACGATGGAAAACTTCCAGGAAACCATCGCCTCCAGTGAAAAACACGCCACGCGCCGCCTCGCCGAAATCAGCGAAGAACTGAAATCCCGCGGCATGCAACACGTGCAAACCGTGCAAATCAGCGGGCCCGCCCAAACCGGGATTCTCGCGGAAGCGCAGACACACAAGGCCGATTATATCGTGATGGGCTCGCACGGCCACACTGCCTTCTACGACCTGCTCATCGGCAGCACCACGCAAACCGTCCTGCGCAAGGCAACCTGCCCTGTGGTAATCGTTCCGCGCGCAAGATAA
- a CDS encoding sulfatase codes for MKKNDILKAGVIALAAPLFTQAGATVKNIVVILADDLGVKDLGCYNKGTFYETPNLDRLAAQGVRFTNGYASCPVCSPSRFGLMTGRYATRADATDWFGAKRGGRFQPAQMIHHMPLEEVTLAGRLRETGYQTFFVGKWHLGEDEKYWPEHRGFDTNVAGWMRGSPGSYFSPYKNPRLPDGPAGEFLTDRLASESIALLRSRDKTRPFLLYHSFYQVHTPLRAPAELIEKYKAKAEKLGLDRGEDFGEEEQSWQRAQPRRVRIRQNHAVYAAMVESMDTAVGRILDELGKQGLLENTLVIFTSDNGGLSTSEGHPTCNLPYRGGKGWMYEGGLRVPYIARLPGAARDGRVCDTPVCGIDLLPTTLAFAGAALPANREIDGVNLMPLLEKNEAPERDALYWHYPHYGNQGGFPSSAIRMGDWKLIERLEDGRVHLYNLRADIGEKRDLASREPERVAEMRAKLHAWYKQTGARFLEPKPGGPVPWRPDDK; via the coding sequence ATGAAAAAAAACGACATATTGAAGGCCGGCGTCATCGCCCTTGCGGCTCCCTTGTTTACGCAGGCCGGTGCGACTGTGAAAAACATTGTTGTGATTCTGGCCGACGATCTCGGCGTCAAGGATCTCGGTTGTTATAACAAGGGCACTTTTTATGAGACTCCAAATTTGGACAGGCTTGCCGCGCAGGGCGTTCGCTTCACCAATGGTTATGCGTCCTGTCCCGTGTGCAGTCCCTCGCGGTTCGGTCTGATGACCGGGCGCTATGCCACGCGCGCCGACGCCACCGACTGGTTTGGCGCGAAGCGCGGCGGCAGATTTCAACCGGCGCAAATGATTCATCACATGCCGCTGGAGGAGGTCACCCTGGCCGGGCGTTTGCGCGAAACGGGTTACCAGACGTTTTTTGTCGGCAAATGGCATTTGGGGGAGGATGAAAAATACTGGCCCGAGCACCGGGGGTTCGACACCAATGTTGCGGGTTGGATGCGGGGAAGTCCCGGGAGCTATTTTTCCCCTTACAAAAATCCGCGCCTGCCCGACGGCCCCGCTGGAGAATTTCTCACGGACAGGCTTGCGAGCGAAAGCATCGCGCTTTTGCGGAGCAGGGACAAGACGCGTCCTTTTTTGCTGTATCATAGTTTTTACCAAGTGCACACGCCGCTGAGGGCTCCGGCCGAGTTGATTGAAAAATACAAGGCAAAGGCGGAAAAACTCGGTCTTGATCGCGGGGAAGATTTTGGCGAGGAGGAGCAATCCTGGCAGCGCGCCCAGCCGCGTCGCGTGCGCATTCGGCAAAACCATGCCGTCTATGCGGCCATGGTGGAGAGCATGGACACCGCGGTTGGGCGGATTCTGGACGAGCTCGGCAAACAGGGCCTTCTGGAAAACACCCTTGTTATTTTCACATCCGACAACGGCGGGTTGAGCACCAGTGAAGGCCACCCCACATGCAATTTGCCTTATCGCGGAGGCAAGGGCTGGATGTATGAAGGCGGGTTGCGCGTGCCGTATATTGCGAGACTTCCCGGAGCGGCGCGCGACGGGCGCGTATGCGACACGCCGGTGTGCGGCATCGATTTGCTGCCAACCACGCTTGCATTTGCCGGCGCGGCGTTGCCGGCGAATCGCGAGATCGACGGTGTCAACTTGATGCCCCTGTTGGAAAAAAATGAAGCGCCGGAACGGGATGCGCTTTACTGGCATTATCCCCACTACGGCAATCAAGGCGGGTTTCCCTCCTCGGCCATTCGCATGGGCGATTGGAAACTGATAGAGCGGTTGGAGGACGGGCGAGTGCACTTGTATAATTTGCGCGCGGACATCGGCGAAAAACGCGATCTGGCTTCGCGGGAACCCGAGCGTGTCGCCGAAATGCGTGCGAAACTTCATGCTTGGTATAAACAAACCGGGGCGCGTTTCTTGGAACCCAAGCCCGGCGGTCCGGTTCCTTGGCGGCCTGATGATAAATGA
- the ald gene encoding alanine dehydrogenase, which translates to MIIGIPKEIKNGETRVSVTPALVARCVSLGATVLVQKGAGMPAGFADAEYAASGAKIESKARTIWKNAELIVKVKEPLESEYGLLQNGQTLFTYLHLAAVPDLAKVLLKKNVLGIAYETIEARDGSLPLLKPMSQIAGRLSLQIGAYFLQSQNGGSGVLLGGVPGVKSGAVAIVGAGNSGAHACRIAAGMGARVTILDLDTRKLDMIDDLYRGAVTTLAANPANIEAAVANADLVVGAVLIPGAKAPVVVTRQMVRQMRPGSVLVDIAVDQGGCMETIRPTSHESPTYKRDGVVHYAVPNMPAMVGRTSTIALTQATEPFLVRFIEKGVKSAIEETQGLAKGVNTRDGKIVNTAVAKALGYA; encoded by the coding sequence ATGATCATCGGCATCCCCAAGGAAATCAAAAATGGAGAAACTCGCGTATCAGTAACGCCCGCGCTTGTCGCGCGGTGCGTCAGTCTCGGAGCCACGGTGCTCGTGCAGAAAGGCGCGGGAATGCCCGCCGGGTTTGCCGATGCCGAGTATGCCGCCTCCGGCGCGAAGATCGAATCGAAGGCGCGCACGATTTGGAAAAACGCCGAACTGATCGTGAAGGTGAAGGAGCCGCTCGAATCCGAATACGGACTGCTGCAAAACGGCCAGACACTTTTCACTTATCTGCACCTCGCCGCCGTGCCAGACCTTGCGAAGGTTTTGCTCAAGAAAAACGTGCTCGGCATCGCCTACGAAACCATCGAGGCGCGCGACGGCTCGCTGCCACTACTCAAGCCAATGTCGCAAATCGCGGGACGTCTTTCGCTCCAGATCGGCGCTTATTTTCTGCAAAGCCAGAATGGCGGCTCGGGGGTGTTGCTCGGCGGCGTGCCCGGCGTGAAATCGGGCGCGGTGGCGATTGTCGGCGCGGGCAACTCCGGCGCGCACGCGTGCCGCATCGCCGCGGGCATGGGCGCGCGCGTCACGATTCTCGACCTCGACACGCGCAAGCTCGACATGATCGACGACCTGTATCGCGGCGCCGTCACCACGCTTGCGGCGAATCCCGCCAATATCGAGGCCGCCGTGGCCAACGCGGACCTCGTTGTCGGCGCGGTGCTGATTCCGGGGGCGAAAGCCCCGGTTGTCGTCACCCGTCAAATGGTGCGGCAAATGCGTCCCGGCAGCGTGCTTGTTGACATTGCGGTCGATCAAGGCGGCTGCATGGAAACGATCCGCCCGACATCGCACGAATCGCCCACCTACAAGCGCGACGGAGTCGTGCACTATGCGGTGCCGAACATGCCGGCGATGGTCGGGCGCACCTCGACAATCGCGCTCACGCAGGCGACGGAGCCGTTCCTTGTGCGCTTTATCGAAAAAGGCGTGAAGTCCGCGATCGAGGAAACTCAAGGCCTCGCCAAGGGCGTCAACACGCGCGACGGCAAAATCGTGAACACGGCCGTCGCGAAAGCGCTTGGATACGCCTGA
- a CDS encoding glycosyl hydrolase — protein sequence MRIRITLFIIALVALVSGGFGLQSAVNAQVAWPEVTREAKPWTRWWWLGNAVDEQNLSRELKLFAEAGLGGVEITPIYGAKGYEERFIPFLSERYIEVLGHTINEANKLGLSVDMATGTGWPFGGPQVRDEDAELKIAFDAERKFAPVPTNFRVKRAAPGGEGLVINPYSADALARYLAPISDALAKLPEGARVHGQLHDSFQYKANWANELPAAFEKMHGYKLADHSALLSTRGAGISALSPGDADKLARIKSDYRETLASLHMDFVREWVKWTHGVGGIAREQAHGAPANLIDLYALADIPETEIYGSSVFPIPYYRNSDATGRRESPHPLVNRFASSAAHLVGKNLVSAETFTWTREHFHGSPAALKPELDQLFLTGVNHVFYHGAAYSPADVPWPGWLFYASTQYNPRNPLWPAFTAFNTYITRVQSFLQMGRHDNDMLIYWPVHDLWHRAAGWNRNFGVHGRGWMLDSPTEEIARVLVAQGRQFDFVSDDQLQKAVADKTRRALVTESGAAYKQLVVPPVTHMPVETFAAIIRLVEAGAQVTFMKDIPRDVPGFARVEERRARLSQMQFGFPSSFNPRAPLTPVRTMRGTFHVMSMEALEKMPAPFANQGLGMVRRKYDGGEIYFLTNLTGKAFDDMVTLKLGRLPSPSEAENEVATIHDPRTGTIGMADLHRVSGKIPRTEIRLQLAPGESLIVKVARDGARTRLWKYAKPAGIPVTISDDLEWRVTFTEGAPAIPPAYVTRELKSWPEQGGEAGRYAGTARYETTFTLPEGAKYDEWQLDLGDVREVARVFVNGNEVDYLWCLPFRTRVGKHLKPGENTLAIEVTNLAANRIRDMDVRGEQWKNFHEINFVNVHYKPLDASKWPLQPSGLLGPVTLTPLKLE from the coding sequence ATGCGTATTCGAATTACCCTTTTCATCATCGCTTTGGTTGCGCTCGTTTCCGGCGGGTTTGGCTTGCAATCCGCAGTCAACGCCCAGGTTGCCTGGCCCGAAGTCACTCGCGAGGCGAAGCCTTGGACGCGTTGGTGGTGGCTTGGCAATGCGGTTGACGAACAAAACCTCTCGCGAGAACTCAAGCTTTTCGCCGAGGCGGGACTCGGGGGCGTGGAGATCACGCCGATTTATGGCGCGAAGGGCTATGAGGAGCGTTTCATTCCGTTTCTCTCGGAGCGTTACATCGAGGTGCTCGGCCACACAATCAACGAGGCAAACAAACTCGGACTTTCGGTTGACATGGCCACGGGCACGGGATGGCCGTTCGGCGGTCCGCAGGTGCGCGACGAGGACGCCGAACTCAAAATCGCGTTTGATGCCGAGCGGAAGTTTGCGCCCGTTCCCACAAACTTTCGCGTGAAGCGCGCCGCGCCGGGAGGCGAGGGCTTGGTGATCAATCCTTACTCGGCCGATGCGCTCGCGCGCTATCTCGCGCCGATTTCGGACGCGCTGGCGAAGCTGCCCGAGGGCGCGCGCGTGCACGGGCAACTTCATGATTCATTTCAATACAAGGCAAACTGGGCGAACGAGCTTCCCGCGGCGTTTGAAAAAATGCACGGCTACAAACTTGCCGATCATTCCGCGCTTCTCTCCACGCGCGGCGCCGGCATTTCCGCGCTTTCGCCCGGGGACGCCGACAAGCTCGCGCGCATTAAATCCGATTACCGCGAAACGCTTGCCTCGTTGCACATGGATTTCGTTCGCGAGTGGGTGAAGTGGACGCATGGCGTCGGCGGAATCGCGCGCGAGCAGGCCCACGGCGCGCCGGCCAACCTGATCGACCTTTATGCGCTCGCCGATATTCCCGAAACGGAAATCTACGGTTCGTCGGTGTTTCCCATTCCCTATTATCGCAATTCCGACGCGACCGGACGCCGTGAGTCGCCGCACCCGCTTGTCAACCGCTTCGCGTCATCCGCGGCGCACCTTGTCGGGAAGAATCTCGTCTCTGCGGAAACATTCACCTGGACTCGCGAGCATTTTCACGGGTCGCCCGCGGCGCTGAAACCCGAGCTTGATCAACTTTTTCTCACAGGCGTGAACCATGTTTTTTATCATGGCGCGGCTTACAGCCCCGCGGACGTGCCGTGGCCGGGCTGGCTCTTCTACGCCTCGACGCAATACAATCCGCGCAATCCGCTCTGGCCCGCGTTCACCGCGTTCAACACTTACATCACCCGCGTGCAATCCTTCCTGCAAATGGGGCGGCATGATAACGACATGCTCATCTACTGGCCCGTTCACGATCTCTGGCATCGCGCCGCTGGCTGGAATCGCAACTTCGGCGTGCACGGCAGGGGCTGGATGCTCGACTCGCCGACCGAGGAAATCGCGCGCGTCCTCGTTGCGCAGGGGCGCCAGTTCGATTTTGTATCCGACGATCAACTACAAAAAGCGGTGGCCGACAAAACACGCCGCGCCTTGGTCACCGAAAGCGGGGCGGCCTACAAGCAACTTGTCGTTCCGCCGGTCACGCACATGCCCGTGGAAACCTTTGCCGCCATCATACGGCTCGTCGAAGCCGGCGCGCAGGTGACCTTCATGAAGGACATCCCTCGCGATGTTCCCGGTTTTGCCCGCGTTGAGGAGCGTCGCGCCAGACTCAGCCAGATGCAGTTTGGGTTTCCCTCCTCGTTCAATCCCCGCGCGCCGCTCACCCCCGTGCGCACCATGCGCGGCACCTTTCACGTCATGTCAATGGAGGCGCTCGAGAAAATGCCCGCGCCGTTTGCAAACCAAGGCCTCGGCATGGTGCGTCGCAAATATGACGGCGGCGAAATCTACTTCCTCACCAACCTCACAGGAAAAGCGTTTGACGACATGGTCACGCTGAAGCTCGGACGGCTTCCCTCGCCATCCGAGGCCGAAAATGAAGTCGCCACAATTCACGATCCGCGCACGGGCACCATCGGCATGGCCGACCTTCATCGTGTTTCCGGAAAAATTCCGCGCACGGAAATACGCCTTCAGCTCGCGCCCGGCGAAAGCCTCATCGTCAAGGTTGCCCGCGACGGCGCGCGCACCCGCCTCTGGAAATACGCCAAGCCCGCGGGAATCCCCGTGACGATTTCTGACGACCTCGAATGGCGCGTCACGTTCACGGAAGGCGCGCCCGCGATTCCGCCAGCCTATGTCACTCGCGAACTCAAGTCGTGGCCGGAGCAGGGGGGGGAGGCCGGGCGCTACGCGGGCACGGCGCGCTACGAAACGACATTCACGCTGCCCGAGGGCGCGAAATATGACGAATGGCAGCTCGATCTCGGGGATGTGCGCGAGGTGGCGCGTGTTTTTGTCAACGGCAATGAAGTCGATTATCTTTGGTGCCTGCCGTTTCGCACACGCGTGGGCAAACATTTGAAGCCCGGTGAAAACACGCTCGCAATCGAGGTCACAAATCTCGCGGCAAACCGCATCCGCGACATGGATGTGCGTGGCGAACAATGGAAAAATTTCCATGAAATCAATTTTGTGAACGTCCACTACAAGCCGCTCGACGCCTCGAAGTGGCCGCTGCAACCCTCCGGCCTTCTCGGCCCCGTGACGCTCACTCCTTTGAAATTGGAGTGA